The proteins below are encoded in one region of Sander vitreus isolate 19-12246 chromosome 24, sanVit1, whole genome shotgun sequence:
- the LOC144512559 gene encoding ras-related and estrogen-regulated growth inhibitor, whose product MVPVKLLILGAQNTGKTALCVRFITKRFIGEYDHKKEVTYRCSRVVDQEAVELEILDIACKESSVASLESSIRWADGFLLLYSITQRLSFLEVPRLKELIDQTKQSLVVPTVLVANKDDLEIGREVTTEEGQRLATDLRCSFRELSVAEAVLGVEAAVFQLIRLVLDQQRPLPDRRSYMLTVRHALTRKLTRSKTMQW is encoded by the exons ATGGTTCCAGTTAAACTCCTCATTCTGGGAGCTCAGAACACTGGGAAAACAG CACTGTGTGTACGTTTCATAACCAAGCGCTTCATTGGGGAATACGACCATAAAAAGG AGGTGACCTACAGATGCAGTCGGGTGGTGGACCAGGAAGCTGTTGAGCTGGAGATTTTGGATATAGCTTGTAAG GAGAGCTCTGTGGCTTCTCTGGAGTCGTCCATCCGCTGGGCCGACGGCTTCCTGCTGCTTTACTCCATCACACAGCGCCTCAGCTTCCTGGAGGTCCCGCGACTCAAGGAGCTCATCGACCAAACCAAACAGAGTCTAG ttgttCCTACAGTGCTGGTAGCCAATAAGGACGACTTGGAAATCGGCAGGGAGGTGACAACAGAGGAAGGACAGAGACTGGCCACGGATTTGAG gtgcagTTTCAGGGAGCTGTCAGTGGCAGAAGCGGTTTTAGGTGTGGAAGCAGCTGTGTTTCAGCTCATCAG GCTGGTGTTGGATCAGCAGCGCCCTCTGCCTGACCGTCGCTCCTACATGCTGACTGTTCGCCATGCTCTGACCAGGAAACTGACCCGATCTAAGACTATGCAGTGGTGA